The Streptomyces sp. NBC_01255 genome window below encodes:
- a CDS encoding COG1470 family protein: MNCCLRARGGATATHRARFPALWSLLLTGLVLALAPGAQAAPAPVPSPTPPEPAAGAPFGVQAGLYGLTTLTGGHFGYALKAGARIEDSAVIYNESDEARTFHVYGADVTNAAGGGLAPAQEGQKMGAVGAWLKLDSEATVIVQPKSSATVRFSLAVPDGTPPGSYLGSLVTALRTPAVSGRVNTETRIARLVELTVPGTADLQVSLTELEHRPAGGGEEFTVTVRNTGNVLYTFAGTLNITGGSSARTVPLTPTGIYVIPGGSATITGRLADLPALGRRAVTASVTATVPGGAAKTVDSNTVRLSYFPWLIVTLTVGGLLALGLLLVITRKRRRAWLRRRAEERTALRALRRELRAGNPPADDPREGQAGGTEHP; encoded by the coding sequence ATGAACTGCTGTCTGCGCGCCCGGGGCGGCGCCACCGCCACCCACCGGGCACGGTTCCCCGCCCTGTGGAGCCTCCTCCTCACGGGTCTCGTGCTCGCTCTGGCGCCGGGCGCGCAGGCAGCGCCGGCCCCCGTACCATCGCCCACTCCACCGGAACCCGCTGCGGGCGCGCCGTTCGGCGTGCAGGCCGGGCTCTACGGTCTGACGACGCTGACCGGCGGGCACTTCGGGTACGCGCTGAAGGCCGGCGCCCGGATCGAGGATTCCGCGGTCATCTACAACGAGAGCGACGAGGCCCGGACCTTCCACGTCTACGGCGCCGACGTCACCAACGCGGCCGGCGGCGGCCTGGCCCCCGCGCAAGAAGGCCAGAAGATGGGCGCGGTCGGGGCCTGGCTGAAACTGGACTCCGAGGCCACCGTCATCGTGCAGCCGAAGAGCAGCGCCACAGTCCGCTTCTCCCTCGCTGTCCCCGACGGCACCCCGCCGGGCAGCTATCTCGGCAGCCTGGTCACCGCGCTGCGCACCCCCGCGGTCAGCGGCAGGGTGAACACCGAGACCCGTATCGCCCGGCTCGTCGAACTCACCGTCCCTGGCACCGCAGACCTCCAGGTCTCCCTCACGGAACTGGAACACCGGCCTGCGGGCGGCGGCGAGGAGTTCACCGTGACCGTACGCAACACGGGCAACGTCCTCTACACCTTCGCCGGAACGCTGAACATCACCGGCGGCAGCTCCGCGCGTACCGTCCCGCTCACCCCCACGGGGATCTACGTGATCCCCGGCGGCAGCGCCACCATCACCGGCCGCCTGGCCGACCTCCCCGCTCTCGGCCGCCGCGCGGTCACCGCCTCGGTGACCGCCACGGTTCCCGGCGGCGCGGCGAAGACCGTGGACAGCAACACGGTCCGGCTGTCCTACTTCCCCTGGCTCATCGTCACCCTCACCGTCGGCGGCCTCCTTGCCCTGGGCCTTCTCCTCGTCATCACGCGCAAGCGACGGCGTGCCTGGCTGCGGCGTCGCGCGGAGGAACGTACCGCGCTGCGCGCACTGCGGCGGGAACTACGGGCGGGGAACCCGCCTGCCGACGACCCTCGTGAAGGGCAGGCAGGCGGCACCGAACACCCCTGA
- a CDS encoding MSMEG_1061 family FMN-dependent PPOX-type flavoprotein: MTTPLTGSAFDSLFLDAVPDQQALRQVYELPKDTALRKQMTELTEQTRRLIGSSSLVLVASADAEGNCDVSPRGGPAGFVAVLDARTVAIPDATGNKRLDTLQNVIATGRAGLLFVIPGRTTTLRVNGRACVSTRPDLLSQLTAVGKPPASALVVGVEEVYPHCPKSLLRSGAWRPEQWLPADAQPTSAEVTLAQLRMPELTIADIEQAEADSLKYRYE, from the coding sequence ATGACGACACCCCTTACCGGCAGTGCCTTCGACTCGCTTTTCCTTGACGCCGTGCCCGACCAGCAGGCGTTGCGCCAGGTCTACGAACTCCCCAAGGACACGGCCCTGCGGAAGCAGATGACCGAACTCACCGAGCAGACCCGCCGGCTGATCGGAAGCTCATCGTTGGTCCTGGTCGCCAGTGCGGACGCCGAGGGCAACTGTGACGTTTCCCCGCGCGGGGGCCCCGCCGGGTTCGTCGCCGTCCTGGACGCGCGGACGGTGGCGATACCGGACGCGACGGGCAACAAGCGTCTGGACACCCTGCAGAACGTCATCGCCACGGGACGCGCCGGACTGCTGTTCGTCATCCCGGGGCGCACCACGACGCTCAGGGTTAACGGCCGGGCCTGTGTCTCCACCCGTCCGGATCTGCTCTCGCAGTTGACCGCGGTGGGCAAGCCGCCGGCCAGCGCGCTGGTGGTGGGGGTCGAGGAGGTGTACCCGCACTGCCCCAAGTCGCTTCTGCGTAGCGGGGCCTGGAGGCCGGAGCAGTGGCTGCCGGCGGACGCCCAGCCGACCTCGGCCGAGGTGACACTGGCGCAGCTGCGGATGCCGGAGCTGACGATCGCCGACATCGAGCAGGCGGAGGCGGACTCGCTGAAGTACCGGTACGAGTGA
- a CDS encoding N-acetyltransferase, protein MSWLPDDFVHPVLVPLPGGGHHLRPIREADTPLDYPAVMGSRERLWTIFGPAWGWPAATMTYEADQADLLRHEKEIAAHQSFNYALFDAAETALLGCVYIDPPERAGADGEISWWVVDELVDSKVEQALDELVPQWIAADWPFEQPRFLGREISWSDWLALPEHSDA, encoded by the coding sequence ATGAGCTGGCTTCCCGATGACTTCGTCCATCCCGTCCTGGTACCGCTGCCGGGCGGTGGCCATCACCTGCGGCCGATCCGGGAGGCGGACACCCCGCTCGACTATCCGGCTGTTATGGGTTCGCGCGAGCGGCTGTGGACCATCTTCGGCCCGGCCTGGGGCTGGCCTGCGGCCACCATGACCTACGAGGCCGACCAGGCCGACCTGTTGCGGCACGAGAAGGAGATAGCCGCACACCAGTCCTTCAACTACGCGCTGTTCGACGCGGCGGAGACAGCTCTGCTCGGCTGTGTCTACATCGACCCACCGGAGAGGGCCGGCGCGGACGGCGAGATCTCCTGGTGGGTGGTGGACGAGCTGGTGGACAGCAAGGTCGAGCAGGCCCTCGATGAGCTGGTGCCGCAGTGGATCGCCGCCGACTGGCCGTTCGAGCAGCCGCGCTTCCTCGGCCGAGAGATCTCCTGGTCGGACTGGCTCGCCCTGCCGGAGCACTCCGACGCGTAA
- a CDS encoding SRPBCC family protein, translating to MGVYNVHERLLAAKRSEVGALIDTLASSDDKLWPQEGWPSMEFDRPLAAGAAGGHGPVRYTVATHIPSQWVRFTFSGPRGFHGFHEYAAFTVDQDHTLLRHTLAMAVHGPARLTWPLVFRPLHDALLEDSLDRAELACTGTVDRPARWSPYVRMLCGLAR from the coding sequence ATGGGCGTCTACAACGTGCACGAGCGCCTGCTGGCCGCGAAGCGAAGCGAGGTGGGAGCGCTGATAGACACCCTGGCGAGCAGCGACGACAAACTGTGGCCACAGGAAGGCTGGCCCTCCATGGAGTTCGACCGCCCCTTGGCGGCCGGGGCGGCCGGCGGACACGGCCCGGTCCGCTACACCGTCGCCACGCACATCCCCTCGCAATGGGTCCGTTTCACCTTCAGCGGCCCGCGCGGCTTCCACGGATTCCACGAATACGCCGCGTTCACCGTCGATCAGGACCACACACTGCTGCGCCACACCCTCGCCATGGCCGTCCACGGCCCTGCCCGCCTCACTTGGCCGCTCGTCTTCCGCCCCCTCCATGACGCCCTCCTGGAAGACAGCCTGGACCGCGCCGAACTGGCCTGCACGGGCACGGTGGACCGCCCGGCACGCTGGAGCCCCTATGTACGGATGCTGTGCGGGCTCGCGCGCTGA
- a CDS encoding TetR/AcrR family transcriptional regulator: MARPPRFDVNQLLDAAVRLAAAAGPAAVTMSAVATEVGAPSGSVYHRFPRRTALLAEVWLRTVERFQEGYFEAVESGIDARRAACAAARHVVAWSRAHPQEAALLLYGAEDFGRADWSEADLQRADRGNQRVRATLASLATTLGAEGPQATERVALAVVDLPLSLVRRHLRAGDPLPAHAEDLAEECTAALLTSVTA, translated from the coding sequence ATGGCAAGACCACCCCGCTTCGATGTGAACCAGCTCCTCGACGCCGCCGTGCGACTGGCTGCCGCAGCGGGCCCGGCCGCAGTGACGATGTCCGCGGTCGCCACGGAGGTCGGCGCCCCAAGCGGTTCGGTGTACCACCGCTTCCCCAGACGGACCGCGCTGCTTGCCGAGGTGTGGCTGCGGACGGTGGAGCGCTTCCAGGAGGGCTACTTCGAGGCCGTCGAATCAGGCATCGACGCACGGCGGGCGGCTTGTGCGGCGGCGCGCCACGTCGTCGCCTGGAGCCGAGCACACCCGCAGGAAGCCGCGCTCCTCCTCTACGGCGCCGAGGACTTCGGGCGCGCGGACTGGTCCGAGGCAGACCTCCAGCGCGCGGACCGCGGCAACCAGCGGGTGCGTGCCACCCTCGCTTCTCTCGCTACCACCCTGGGCGCTGAAGGTCCGCAGGCCACGGAACGTGTCGCGCTCGCCGTGGTCGACCTGCCCCTCTCGCTGGTCCGCCGCCACCTCCGGGCCGGCGACCCCCTCCCCGCCCACGCCGAGGACCTCGCCGAGGAATGCACCGCGGCACTGCTGACGAGCGTCACCGCTTAG
- a CDS encoding CehA/McbA family metallohydrolase, translating to MQSLPFDRPGRFWRGNLHTHSDQSDGALSPEATAQYYQDAGYDFLAVTDHFRSEYGFPLTDTRPLRTEGFTTLLGAELHAPRTEAGPSWHIVAVGLPLDFTPPTLEETGPQLARRARAAGAYVGMAHPAASLLSTADAESLDAAHAVEVYNALAAREDRGDSWHLTDVLLNRGHRLHTYAADDAHLQPQDPPGCAAWVQVRAESLDPDQLLAALKAGHYYSSTGPELLDVSLTSEHITVHCSPVRKILITGCAPGAQVVQGKDLTDCTLPLAMFGNGFCRVTVEDETGGRAWSNPIHLAPTAAAGTR from the coding sequence ATGCAGAGCCTGCCCTTTGACCGACCGGGCCGCTTCTGGCGAGGGAATCTCCATACGCACTCCGACCAGTCCGACGGCGCCCTGTCCCCCGAGGCCACGGCGCAGTACTACCAGGACGCCGGATACGACTTCCTGGCTGTCACCGACCACTTCCGATCCGAGTACGGCTTCCCGCTGACGGACACCAGGCCGCTGCGTACGGAGGGGTTCACCACCCTGCTCGGCGCCGAGCTACACGCGCCGCGCACGGAGGCCGGACCGTCGTGGCACATCGTCGCCGTCGGGCTCCCGCTCGACTTCACACCGCCCACCCTGGAGGAGACCGGACCGCAGCTGGCCCGCAGGGCACGAGCCGCCGGCGCGTACGTGGGCATGGCCCACCCCGCCGCCTCTCTCCTGAGCACCGCGGACGCCGAAAGCCTGGACGCAGCGCACGCGGTGGAGGTCTACAACGCGCTCGCCGCCCGCGAGGACCGCGGGGACAGCTGGCACCTGACCGACGTCCTCCTCAACCGGGGCCACCGGCTGCACACCTACGCGGCCGACGACGCCCACCTCCAACCCCAGGACCCGCCGGGCTGCGCCGCCTGGGTCCAGGTCCGCGCCGAGTCCCTCGACCCGGACCAGCTCCTGGCCGCGCTCAAGGCCGGGCACTACTACTCGTCCACCGGCCCCGAACTGCTCGACGTCAGCCTCACGAGCGAGCACATCACCGTCCACTGCTCCCCCGTCCGCAAGATCCTGATCACCGGCTGCGCCCCCGGGGCACAAGTCGTGCAGGGCAAAGACCTGACGGACTGCACCCTGCCCCTGGCGATGTTCGGCAACGGATTCTGCCGGGTCACCGTCGAAGACGAGACCGGCGGACGAGCCTGGAGTAACCCCATCCACCTGGCGCCCACCGCGGCCGCCGGCACTCGATGA
- a CDS encoding DUF485 domain-containing protein yields MSYHQPFPGPPPVPQHRNAGRHRQEAASQSWEGGSPSWDTDPQAAWDSSPRAWDSSPQGWDSAQQPWDASPQPQPPAATDDRDDLRRLGSAYRRLRRVATFTALGYFVIFLFLSGYAPSMMTSNITGGLTTGLVLGLLQLPVALAAIALYERIARNRVDPLAAAIRERAEQAAAAAAPRPERQSRSGRPAWQQPTGGARA; encoded by the coding sequence ATGTCGTACCACCAACCTTTCCCCGGCCCACCGCCCGTACCGCAGCACCGGAATGCCGGGCGGCACCGCCAAGAGGCGGCGTCGCAGTCCTGGGAGGGTGGATCGCCGTCCTGGGACACCGATCCACAGGCAGCCTGGGACTCGTCCCCGCGAGCGTGGGACTCCTCGCCGCAGGGCTGGGACTCCGCGCAGCAGCCCTGGGACGCGTCCCCGCAGCCGCAACCGCCCGCCGCCACCGACGATCGTGATGATCTGCGCCGGCTCGGATCGGCCTACCGCAGGCTCCGCCGCGTCGCCACCTTCACCGCGCTCGGCTACTTCGTCATCTTCCTTTTCCTGTCCGGCTACGCCCCCTCGATGATGACCAGCAACATCACCGGTGGTCTCACCACCGGTCTGGTCCTGGGGCTCCTCCAGCTGCCCGTGGCGCTGGCTGCGATCGCGCTGTACGAGCGGATCGCACGCAACCGCGTCGACCCGCTCGCCGCGGCGATCCGCGAACGCGCCGAGCAGGCGGCCGCGGCAGCCGCGCCCCGGCCGGAACGCCAGAGCCGCTCCGGACGTCCCGCGTGGCAGCAGCCCACCGGAGGTGCGCGCGCATGA
- a CDS encoding sodium/solute symporter, whose translation MTSFSSGAQTMSLMAFIAVITVTLLLCVMTGPDRDDLGEFYTGYRSLSPVQSGLAIAGDYISAGTVLGTIGIIALVGYDGVTLALSTVLSLVLMMFLLAEPLRNAGRFTIGDVFTRRLPGPAVRIITAAVTLTALLPLVIFQLAGAGDLLSVILGFDADGFKTGAIVFLGLLMIAYAAIGGMKGTAFIQIVKTVVLLGASLAIAALILNRFDFSLPSLLDAAKRGSGAGDAYTASGLQFGGNELDMISTQLTVVLGAAVLPQITMRMFTARSAAAVRRSMSWAVSTVVVTCLLIVIIGFGAAAIVGHQGIVAGDPQGKTAFLMVSQAVMGTDQTTVETLLFAAVATAIFLTLLASVAGITLACANTLAHDLITHGLRHKVQLKDSAEMAIARTAAAGVGLVAIAIAAGARHLNLQALLTLSFCIGASAVAPALIYSLFWRRYSRTGLLWTLIVGSASAFILMTGSNLVSGSPQAIFPDQDFNWFPFTTSGILSAPLGFLAGWLGTVLYERDPADQRMRYEAEEGTILAGTPAANSASAS comes from the coding sequence ATGACCAGCTTCAGCTCCGGGGCCCAGACCATGTCGCTGATGGCGTTCATCGCCGTCATCACTGTCACGCTGCTGCTGTGCGTGATGACCGGCCCCGATCGTGACGACCTGGGCGAGTTCTACACCGGCTACCGCTCACTCTCCCCCGTGCAGAGCGGCCTCGCGATCGCCGGCGACTACATCTCCGCCGGCACCGTACTCGGCACCATCGGCATCATCGCGCTCGTCGGCTACGACGGCGTCACGCTCGCCCTGAGCACCGTGCTCTCGCTGGTCCTGATGATGTTCCTGCTCGCCGAACCGCTGCGTAACGCCGGCCGGTTCACGATCGGCGACGTCTTCACCCGGCGTCTCCCCGGCCCCGCCGTGCGGATCATCACGGCCGCGGTCACCCTGACCGCACTGCTGCCGCTGGTGATCTTCCAGCTCGCGGGCGCGGGCGATCTCCTCTCCGTCATCCTCGGCTTCGACGCCGACGGCTTCAAGACCGGGGCGATCGTGTTCCTCGGCCTGCTGATGATCGCGTACGCGGCGATCGGCGGCATGAAGGGCACCGCCTTCATCCAGATCGTCAAGACCGTCGTCCTTCTCGGCGCGTCCCTCGCGATCGCCGCGCTCATCCTCAACCGCTTCGACTTCAGCCTGCCCTCCCTGCTGGACGCCGCCAAGCGCGGCAGCGGGGCGGGAGACGCCTATACCGCCTCCGGTCTGCAGTTCGGCGGCAACGAACTCGACATGATCAGCACTCAGTTGACGGTCGTGCTCGGCGCCGCGGTGCTGCCGCAGATCACCATGCGCATGTTCACCGCACGCAGCGCGGCAGCCGTGCGGCGCTCGATGTCCTGGGCCGTGTCGACCGTCGTCGTGACCTGTCTGCTGATCGTCATCATCGGCTTCGGCGCGGCGGCGATCGTCGGCCACCAGGGGATCGTCGCCGGCGACCCGCAGGGCAAGACAGCGTTCCTCATGGTCAGCCAGGCTGTCATGGGCACGGACCAGACGACCGTCGAGACACTGCTGTTCGCGGCCGTGGCGACAGCCATCTTCCTCACCCTGCTGGCCTCGGTCGCCGGGATCACCCTCGCCTGCGCCAACACCCTGGCGCACGACCTCATCACGCACGGGCTGCGTCACAAGGTGCAACTGAAGGACTCCGCAGAGATGGCCATCGCCCGGACCGCCGCGGCGGGCGTCGGGCTCGTGGCGATCGCGATCGCCGCCGGTGCACGGCATCTGAACCTTCAGGCACTGCTCACCCTGTCGTTCTGCATCGGCGCGTCCGCGGTCGCACCGGCCCTCATCTACAGCCTCTTCTGGCGCCGCTACTCCCGTACGGGACTGCTCTGGACCCTCATCGTGGGCAGCGCCTCCGCGTTCATTCTCATGACCGGCAGCAACCTGGTGTCCGGATCGCCCCAGGCGATCTTCCCGGACCAGGACTTCAACTGGTTCCCGTTCACCACGTCGGGCATCCTCTCGGCCCCGCTGGGCTTCCTCGCGGGCTGGCTCGGCACGGTGCTCTATGAACGCGACCCGGCCGACCAGCGCATGCGGTACGAAGCGGAGGAGGGGACGATCCTGGCCGGCACACCCGCGGCGAACAGCGCCTCCGCGTCCTGA